The following coding sequences are from one Amyelois transitella isolate CPQ chromosome 23, ilAmyTran1.1, whole genome shotgun sequence window:
- the LOC106140156 gene encoding translocator protein-like, translating to MNWGAIGSMLLPNVGGWAGAATMAGQVRRPDGKAWYQIIKKPSWNPPNWVFGPTWTALYTSMGYASYMVYKECGGITDEAVLPLALYGGQLVFNWTWTPIFFRFHKLGLAFIHIVALDVAAAACTVSFFFVNKRTIYFMAPYLAWLSFASYLNYVIWKLNPEYNSKDN from the exons ATGAACTGGGGCGCAATAGGATCTATGTTATTGCCTAATGTTGGAGGCTGGGCCGGAGCCGCCACCATGGCAGGTCAGGTCAGGAGGCCTGATGGGAAGGCCTGGTACCAGATAATAAAGAAGCCAAGTTGGAACCCACCAAATTGGGTGTTTGGGCCTACTTGGACGGCGTTATATACGTCAATGGGATATGCGTCTTATATGGTGTATAAAGAATGTGGCGGCATTACTG ACGAAGCAGTGCTACCTCTAGCCTTATATGGAGGTCAACTGGTGTTCAACTGGACGTGGACTCCTATATTCTTCAGGTTCCATAAGTTGGGATTG GCCTTCATCCACATAGTCGCCCTGGACGTAGCCGCGGCAGCATGTACAGTCAGCTTCTTCTTCGTCAACAAGAGAACTATTTACTTCATGGCACCGTATTTAGCTTGGTTATCGTTCGCGTCGTATCTGAACTATGTAATTTGGAAACTAAATCCGGAGTATAATTctaaagataattaa